The Patescibacteria group bacterium genome has a segment encoding these proteins:
- a CDS encoding NAD-dependent epimerase/dehydratase family protein has protein sequence METSEPLQRKNVLVTGGAGFIGSHLCDSLIGTCNVICLDNLISGNIENVNHLLHLPNFEFIRHDLSQPTDLEVFPELKKFKLPYHGLQEIYHLACPTSHYEKHAHQLDTALANSHGTKNVLDLAVKYHSKVMLASSSAVYGEPEPGEQVLLAENNYGRVNQLGERGCYDEGKRFAETLVKIYREEYKIDARIARIFQTYGPRMSLEDNRLIPRLISRAITNQPLVVYGEPNLRTSLCYIADIIEGIGKFMQSELAGPVNLGSDQPETYQKVADLVKELTDTSSVISFESESPYIAHRGMPDIKLAKDKLGWFPVVPLKEGLELTIANMRGSRVVKMTDIKL, from the coding sequence ATGGAAACATCTGAACCATTGCAACGAAAAAACGTATTAGTCACGGGCGGGGCTGGATTTATCGGTAGCCATCTGTGCGATTCATTGATCGGAACATGTAATGTCATTTGTTTGGATAATCTCATCTCGGGCAACATTGAGAATGTCAATCATCTGCTGCATTTGCCAAACTTCGAATTTATTCGGCACGATTTGTCACAGCCAACCGATTTGGAAGTATTTCCAGAGCTCAAAAAGTTCAAATTGCCATATCACGGTCTTCAGGAGATATATCACTTGGCCTGTCCGACGTCGCATTACGAAAAACACGCGCACCAGTTGGATACGGCACTAGCCAACAGTCATGGTACCAAGAATGTCCTAGACTTGGCGGTGAAATACCACTCCAAGGTGATGTTGGCGTCCAGTTCGGCGGTCTATGGCGAACCGGAACCGGGCGAGCAGGTGTTGTTGGCCGAAAACAATTACGGTCGGGTCAACCAACTGGGCGAGCGGGGGTGTTACGATGAAGGCAAGCGCTTTGCCGAGACCCTGGTGAAGATTTATCGTGAGGAATACAAGATTGACGCTCGGATCGCCCGGATATTTCAGACCTATGGGCCGAGGATGAGCCTGGAAGACAACCGGCTGATTCCCCGGCTGATATCGCGCGCCATCACCAATCAACCGTTGGTGGTTTATGGCGAGCCAAACCTGCGGACTAGCTTATGCTATATTGCCGACATTATCGAAGGTATCGGTAAATTCATGCAATCCGAACTGGCTGGCCCGGTCAACCTGGGCAGTGATCAGCCAGAAACCTACCAAAAGGTTGCGGATCTGGTAAAAGAATTGACCGATACGTCATCGGTGATATCATTTGAATCGGAGTCGCCTTATATCGCGCATCGCGGCATGCCGGATATCAAGCTGGCCAAGGATAAACTGGGCTGGTTCCCGGTCGTTCCGCTCAAAGAAGGGCTTGAGCTGACGATCGCGAATATGCGGGGCAGCCGGGTGGTCAAGATGACGGATATTAAGCTTTAG
- a CDS encoding glycosyltransferase, with protein MLISLIIPAYNEAQRIRRTLDDYVKDFYPGNVELVVVLNGCRDNTREVVEQAQRESGHAIVIHELPKGGKGRAIKYGFQHAQGDLIGFLDADGSTSPAEYRKLVEAILHESYDGAIASRWVTGSRVVGRTTFLRTLFSYGFHYFTKMLFWLPYRDTQCGAKLFRRQVVERIVDKLTITDMSIDIDILVQLKRAKFKIREVPTVWVDRSSAEMSGAKLLRASWRMIVSLLKIRFSH; from the coding sequence ATGCTCATATCTCTCATTATTCCAGCCTATAACGAAGCTCAGCGGATCCGGCGCACGCTGGATGACTATGTCAAAGATTTTTATCCGGGCAATGTGGAATTAGTAGTGGTGCTCAACGGCTGTCGTGACAACACCCGCGAAGTAGTCGAACAGGCCCAGCGGGAATCGGGCCACGCCATAGTCATTCATGAACTGCCTAAAGGTGGCAAGGGTCGAGCGATAAAATATGGCTTTCAACACGCCCAAGGCGATCTAATTGGCTTCTTGGACGCCGATGGATCAACCAGCCCCGCCGAATATCGCAAATTGGTCGAGGCAATACTTCACGAATCATATGATGGAGCCATCGCGTCAAGGTGGGTGACGGGTTCCCGGGTAGTGGGCCGGACCACTTTTCTGCGCACTTTGTTCAGTTACGGCTTCCATTATTTTACCAAGATGTTGTTTTGGCTGCCTTATCGCGACACTCAGTGCGGCGCCAAACTATTCCGTCGCCAGGTGGTTGAGCGGATCGTAGACAAACTTACAATAACCGATATGTCGATTGATATTGATATACTAGTACAACTAAAACGGGCCAAATTCAAGATCCGCGAAGTGCCTACGGTTTGGGTTGATCGTTCCAGCGCGGAAATGTCGGGCGCCAAGTTGCTGCGTGCCAGCTGGCGGATGATCGTGTCATTATTAAAGATTCGTTTTTCACATTGA
- a CDS encoding flippase, whose translation MSNVYKLLVKNTIWLSVAELVNGLLMFVLTVKLARYLAADNFGKIGFAISLATLLSVVVDCGFGTLAIREVARQPQQAKKYIDNIFTLRLLLGIGYIGLLYIVYLISHKETVVLYLILLYGAQVVFQNLIGAIVTVYRSTQRMVYEMIGKITISVVTFGLGMYFIIRGAPLVAFGWMYALAAVVGMIVTMVIVARNFFAVSLKIEHQFWGHLFRESWPYALSMIFISIYYFLDTVMLGFMKQDAQVGWYNAIYKIVLFILIFANVLGVVLFPQISALFKKSPTQLQALTSSFSKFVAIVALPIGFGGAILSKPLIGLIYGSEYLGGVTAFRFLIWTVVVIFFSIIFSNGLQACNRQRSYLAIVGLGAIMNIVLNLILIPRFSLNGAAVATLLSELLVFVVAYQRFRAIVVVPFWRYVPKPLIASLGMSIFLIAGKSWPVPLLIIGGAITYGLFLYLIGGIGQNEWSIFRQLIKPKESDETIT comes from the coding sequence ATGTCGAACGTATATAAACTATTAGTAAAAAATACAATTTGGCTTTCGGTGGCTGAACTAGTCAACGGGTTATTAATGTTTGTCTTGACGGTAAAACTAGCCAGGTATTTGGCGGCAGATAATTTTGGTAAAATTGGGTTTGCCATTAGTTTGGCGACATTACTTTCGGTGGTCGTGGATTGCGGATTTGGCACGCTAGCAATTCGTGAAGTCGCCCGTCAGCCGCAACAGGCAAAAAAATACATCGACAATATATTCACTCTCCGGCTACTCCTGGGTATAGGTTATATCGGTCTGTTATATATCGTATATTTGATAAGCCACAAGGAAACGGTGGTATTATACTTGATCTTGTTATATGGGGCACAAGTCGTATTTCAGAATTTGATTGGTGCGATTGTTACAGTCTATCGATCTACCCAAAGGATGGTTTACGAGATGATTGGTAAAATCACAATTTCGGTGGTGACATTCGGACTGGGAATGTATTTTATTATTCGGGGAGCTCCGTTAGTTGCGTTTGGCTGGATGTATGCGTTGGCCGCGGTCGTGGGTATGATCGTCACTATGGTCATTGTTGCCCGTAATTTCTTTGCTGTTTCATTAAAAATTGAGCATCAATTCTGGGGACACCTTTTTCGTGAATCGTGGCCTTACGCGCTCAGCATGATTTTTATATCGATCTACTACTTTTTAGATACGGTAATGTTGGGTTTCATGAAACAGGACGCACAGGTTGGTTGGTATAACGCCATATATAAGATAGTCCTATTTATACTGATATTTGCGAACGTGCTTGGAGTAGTGCTATTTCCTCAAATTTCCGCATTATTCAAAAAATCACCAACACAGTTACAAGCACTTACGTCCTCTTTTTCAAAATTTGTTGCAATCGTGGCATTACCGATCGGTTTTGGTGGGGCCATCTTATCGAAGCCTTTGATCGGCCTGATATATGGTTCGGAATATCTTGGGGGCGTGACGGCTTTTCGATTTCTGATCTGGACCGTAGTGGTGATATTCTTCAGCATAATATTCAGTAATGGTTTGCAGGCGTGCAACCGGCAAAGATCATATCTGGCCATCGTTGGATTGGGTGCCATAATGAATATCGTGCTAAATCTGATATTGATACCGCGCTTCAGTCTGAATGGAGCCGCCGTCGCGACCTTGTTATCCGAACTATTAGTGTTTGTGGTCGCCTATCAACGTTTTAGAGCGATAGTAGTTGTGCCGTTTTGGCGCTATGTACCTAAACCGTTAATAGCCAGTCTGGGTATGAGTATTTTTCTAATCGCTGGTAAATCGTGGCCCGTTCCGTTGTTGATCATTGGCGGGGCCATCACATATGGTCTGTTTTTGTACCTTATCGGAGGTATTGGGCAGAATGAGTGGTCGATATTCAGACAGCTGATCAAACCGAAGGAATCTGACGAAACAATCACATGA
- a CDS encoding S1C family serine protease: MDLKPTPTSPKMKNTEDLERLYQDKELKELHRPRRQNGRLFTLILALVLGGFAGWFGSWFYNNQNPTSLSWNGTPFRNSGSDNARLQKRNDLNSHLPESAVGIFEKKDTSSITDPLATVYAETDQLSSGLLVTSDGWIVAPKWSVPDLKKTYVAITANGLVITVDQVIGDPSLPVYYLKITGQNYQAIDFIDNDKVDALDDILYLRHDNGQDIRLGAGLVIDPYYLPAPTAADRLLSSETIAARVLVQDVLSEDYQGAAMVNYDGKLVGLVASASWPTAQAVPAGAIRAGLNSLLKNGAVVRSEFGVHYLDLSASRDVSSVFSQHRQVGAYIYGDREADRPAIVAQSPAETAGLKKGDIITQVNNVKLDTNMTLSDAVQNNAPGDELRLTILRDDKETAFTLKLGSLK; the protein is encoded by the coding sequence ATGGACCTCAAACCAACTCCCACATCACCCAAGATGAAAAATACGGAAGATTTAGAGCGCCTGTACCAAGATAAGGAGCTAAAAGAATTGCATCGACCGCGACGTCAGAACGGTCGCTTATTTACCCTTATATTGGCATTGGTCTTGGGCGGATTCGCTGGGTGGTTCGGCTCCTGGTTCTACAACAACCAGAACCCAACTTCCTTGAGCTGGAATGGCACCCCATTTCGCAACAGTGGCAGCGACAACGCGCGACTCCAAAAGCGCAACGATCTGAACAGCCACTTGCCGGAATCGGCTGTGGGTATTTTTGAAAAAAAAGACACCAGTTCAATAACTGATCCGCTAGCCACAGTCTATGCTGAAACCGATCAGCTGTCTTCGGGGTTGTTGGTAACAAGTGACGGCTGGATTGTAGCGCCGAAATGGTCCGTACCCGATTTAAAAAAAACCTACGTGGCTATAACAGCCAATGGTCTGGTGATAACCGTTGATCAGGTGATCGGTGACCCCAGTTTGCCAGTCTATTATTTAAAGATTACCGGACAAAATTATCAGGCGATAGATTTTATCGATAATGACAAAGTTGATGCGCTGGATGATATCCTCTACTTGCGCCACGATAATGGCCAGGACATTCGTTTGGGCGCTGGTCTGGTGATTGATCCCTATTATCTGCCGGCACCGACCGCGGCCGACCGTCTGCTCAGCTCGGAGACAATCGCCGCTCGGGTGCTAGTGCAGGATGTCTTGTCGGAAGATTATCAGGGAGCCGCTATGGTAAACTATGATGGCAAGCTGGTCGGTTTGGTTGCCAGCGCCTCGTGGCCCACCGCTCAGGCAGTACCAGCGGGGGCAATTCGAGCCGGTTTAAACAGCCTATTAAAAAACGGCGCGGTTGTTCGAAGTGAGTTTGGTGTACATTATCTGGATTTAAGCGCCAGCCGGGATGTCTCGTCCGTTTTTTCGCAACATCGGCAGGTGGGCGCGTATATTTATGGTGATCGCGAAGCCGACCGTCCGGCGATCGTGGCTCAGAGTCCAGCGGAAACAGCTGGTCTAAAAAAAGGCGACATTATTACCCAAGTGAACAACGTGAAATTAGATACCAACATGACGCTATCGGACGCGGTGCAAAATAATGCGCCGGGCGATGAATTAAGGTTAACGATTTTGCGCGATGACAAAGAGACGGCCTTCACCCTTAAGCTTGGTAGTCTGAAATAA
- a CDS encoding glycosyltransferase family 2 protein — translation MMEYPRVSFVILNWNGVRDTRDCLASLKKISYPNYEVIVVDNHSKGDDIAILQREYGSYIRIIQNSENLGFAGGNNVGIGLVLRESRSEYIMLLNNDTTVKYDFLEHLVKRARVGGDLGVIGPEIRSYQDMGLVQSRGGILSLYTGWRQVGGSLHPSRFKDQNKFTLKYYSGSALMIPTAVLKQVGAFDEQYFYYTEDVDLGYRIYLAGYKIVCVSEAIIYHKEAMSVGGNVRNPLTAYYETRNGIMFIRKHGNWFQRGVFIIGYLALLLINFILYYSQEKKVFTSRCRGVVWHFSHPVSGTPKLDHMKG, via the coding sequence ATGATGGAGTATCCCAGAGTATCATTTGTCATTCTGAATTGGAATGGGGTCAGGGACACAAGGGATTGTCTGGCTTCTCTGAAGAAAATCAGTTACCCAAACTACGAAGTAATTGTAGTAGACAACCACTCGAAAGGAGATGACATTGCCATTCTGCAGCGTGAATACGGTTCATATATACGCATTATACAAAATAGCGAAAATCTTGGTTTTGCCGGTGGAAATAATGTTGGTATTGGGTTGGTTTTGCGGGAATCGCGCAGTGAATATATCATGTTGCTGAATAATGATACGACGGTTAAATATGATTTTCTGGAGCATCTAGTAAAAAGGGCGCGGGTTGGTGGAGACTTGGGTGTCATTGGGCCGGAGATACGATCCTATCAGGATATGGGGTTGGTTCAATCAAGGGGTGGCATTCTGAGCTTATATACTGGATGGCGTCAGGTGGGCGGTTCATTGCATCCGAGTCGCTTCAAAGATCAAAATAAATTCACGCTAAAATATTATTCGGGCAGTGCACTAATGATACCAACAGCAGTACTGAAACAGGTGGGCGCGTTTGATGAACAATATTTTTATTATACCGAGGACGTTGATCTCGGATATCGGATATATCTTGCCGGGTATAAAATCGTTTGCGTCTCTGAGGCAATAATATATCACAAAGAGGCTATGTCAGTGGGTGGAAACGTTCGGAATCCTCTCACGGCTTATTACGAAACGCGTAATGGCATCATGTTTATTCGCAAACACGGCAATTGGTTTCAGCGGGGCGTATTTATCATTGGTTATTTAGCTTTGTTATTAATAAACTTCATTTTATATTATTCGCAGGAAAAAAAAGTATTTACCTCACGGTGCAGGGGTGTTGTCTGGCATTTCTCTCATCCTGTCAGCGGAACACCTAAACTTGATCACATGAAAGGATAA